The genomic interval TTGGTCTTAAATCTATTATTCTGCATAATAGACTGCTTGAGGGATTCAGAGATCAATATTCTTTCGCTAAGTTCGTTGCATTTGCCTTGTATTCTGGCAGCTGTGTTGAGCACATCGCCATGATAGGCTATTTCCCGTTTAATTTCACCTACTTCTGCCACCGTTACCAGGCCCATATTTAATCCGGCTTTGAATTGTGGAACAAAACCAAATTTTTCAAGATAATGAGGAGCCCGTTGTTGTAAAATATTTTCAAACTCAAAGAAACACTCCATACATTTTCCATCTGGTAATCCTTCCTGTACTGACCAGGTCAGTACGGCCTCATCGCCAACATACTGGTAAATCTGTGCATGACATTTGTGAACAACATCGGTCAGGTCGTAAAAGCAATCCTGAATCAACTGGCTGTAGCGGATATGTCCTAACTTTTCGGCATAGGTAGTAGAGGCTTTCAGATCCAGAAACATAAATATTCTTTCTTCTTCCTGAGGTATATGGTATTTTCCTTTGAGCAGATTGCTCAGTACGCCAGGGCCAAACTTACGGCTGACTAGTTTTATAAAATTTATGGCAATACTTACCAGCACCGCATAGAGTATAATGGTATACACCGACCAGTTGGAATAAAAAATACCCAGCCGCCAGAAAGCTTCTTCTATAACAATACCTTTAAAAATAGATTGGGAAACAATAAATACAATGCTGATCGTAAGCAGTAAGGTAATTAAAAAGGAAAGGCTTTTCAGGAGCAACAGCAAACCATACGGCTTTTTCCGGAAGAAATGACCACTTAGCAATATATCGAGCATACTAAATACAACCCCAACCAGCAGGCCTGTAGTGGTGGCCTCAAAAATTAACATCTTTATATTAAAAGGCCGGAGTACCTGAATACTGCTGGCTTCTCCAATACCAGCCAGCCTCAATACATAATATAAGTTAGCAGCTAGTATCCAGCTTGCTATCATAAATAACACATTGCGGATAGAGGGAGCATGTGTAAAGCGGCTCATAAGTATTGATCAGTTGTCAATGGTCTTTGCAAACAGGTGATTACTCTATGTATTTAGTATCAAATAATGATGAATTACTTTCACCTATTACAACTGACCATTGACTAATAAGCTATTTGCCCATCATCATTCTTCCAATCATAGCAGGGTCAAAAGGCTCAACCGCATACCCTGATGGCACTTTCAAGTCTTCCTCATTTACTTTGCCTTTAGCAACTGCTGTAGCTGTTACTTCGGAAGTTGTGCCATGTTCGGTTACAATCATTTTCAAAGGCAGTCCTTCTACCCCGTCAATCATCATCATTTTGCCGCTTTTATTGCCAAAACTATTGGAAAAAGCACCTACCGGAATTTTAATATCTTTTGTTGTCCAAATATGCTGTACAGATTTGCTGTTAGGTTCTTCAATAATGTATTTAGTGCATTTATAGCCAGCAATGGTTTCTGTTTCGGAGGTCTTGGTTACTTTAGGTTTGGAATCAGATTTAGCCGTTTCAGACTTGGGTTCTTCTGGTAATTTATATGCTTTTTTATTCGTATGGTCCAGCATAAAGTTTTCCTTTTTGGTATGCTCACTGATTAGTTCCATCATAGTACCACCTGTAGTAAGCAATTTCATTTTGGAAAGAGAATTTTTAGTTGTGATTTCAAAGCCTGTGGGCATCATCATGGCATACTGCTGCATTTCGCTGCGTTGTTTCTCCGGCAATGAGATTTTCAGCGAATACTTAATGGTTCCCTCAAAATTTTGCGCCCCTGCATGCCCGGCGATCAATACCAATAAGAGAAATAATTTGACTGATAAGATTTTCATAAAAATGGTTGTTTGAAGTAGAAATTTAGCAAATTATCACCGAGGCACAAAGGTTAAATAAGATGAGTTTACATATTAATTGGTTGAATGGTCCTAGTGTTACATGGCTGCCTTGGTAGTATGAAGGTTCGAAGTAGGTGAGTTGAAAGTATGTATTGTATAGGTATATAGTTGAATGGTTAGGTTACTAAATAAACATACGCTACTCATTCCATCGACCATGAGCTTTGATGTATCGACCAATCCCATTGAAACTGACTACTAATTTACCTATCTTTCATGCTGCTTATATTTAATTTCCGGTATGCGTTTTCTTTTTGTAGTTACCTGCCTGCTTTTGTTAGTTCCATTCGCATTAAAGGCAGAAATATATAATGACCAGCCTGCAAATGCCTCTATCAAATTTGTAAAAAACCTGAATCAATGGGATAAGAATATACTATTCAGGGCAAATATTCCGGGAGGCTTTTTATTTATAAAATCGTCTTCCCTCCATTATGTTTTTTATGATACGAAGGCGGTTAGCCGTATCCACGCCCATACTTCTGAACATTCAAATGCAAAACAAGCTTCAAATGCTCCTTCTTCCAGGCAAATACAGGCACATGGTTTTGAAGTACATTTTGAAGGAGCTAATAGGACTCCCTTCATGGAAACTTCCGGGGAAAGCACCGATAAGAAGAATTTTTTCCTGGGTAATGATCCATCCAGATGGGCTTCGGAAGTGCCGGGTTTCAATCAGATTACCTACAAGAATATCTATCCTGGCATTGATCTGAAACTATATACCCAGCATGCTACCCTCAAATATGATTTTATTGTCTCTCCCAAAGCAGATGCCAGCAAGATCAAACTCCGGTATGAAGGAGCCGATCACATAAAACTTCAGGAAGGTTTTTTACAGATACAAACCAGTGTAAATACAGTTACAGAAACCAAGCCCTACTCCTATCAACTGCTTTCTGGAAAACAGCAACAAATACCTTCTGAATTTACTTTACAAGGCAATATTCTCAGGTTTGATTTCCCCAAAGGCTATGATACATCTCTTCCATTAGTAATAGATCCGGTACTCGTATTCTCTACCTATTCAGGTTCATTTACCGATAACTGGGGCTTTACAGCAACCTTTGATGAGGCAGGAAATTTATACTCCGGAGGAATAGAATTTGGCAATCGTTTTCCGGCTACAACAGGAAGTTTTCAGTTTACTTTTGCCGGTGAAATTGATGTAGCCCTACTCAAATATTCGCCCGATGGTAAACGGCTTTTATATGCCACTTACTTAGGCGGTTCAGCAACTGATCTGCCTCACAGCATGATTGTAAATGCCAATAATGAACTGATTGTGATGGGGACTACAGGCTCATCAAATTTTCCATTTTCTGCTGATGCCTTTGACAAGAGTTTTAATGGTGGTTCTAAAATAGAACCGTTAAGGACTGATCCGGTAAATGATGGAGGCATTACGTATGAAGAGGGAAGTGATCTGTTTATCACCAAATTTAATGCGGCCGGCAATGGATTGGTAGGTTCAAGTTATGTAGGTGGTTCAGGCAATGATGGCATCAATACTATAAATGATCTGACCAGAAGTTATGGGGACCAGTTCAGGGGTGAAGTGCATATAGATGAGAGTGGCAATATTTATATAGCCTCTACAACCTACTCCGAAGATTTTCCCTTAATAAACCCGGCACAAGGAAATTTGTCAGGCGGACAGGATGCCATTGTCTGCAAATTTAATCCTTCATTATCTGCATTGCTTTGGAGTACCTATTTTGGAGGGTCTGGAGCAGATGCTGCTTCGGGAGTACGGGTTGGCAAATCTGGCAGTATTTACATTGGGGGTGGTACCTCCAGCCCCGATCTGCAGGTTCAGCCAAATACCATTAAACCCACCTTTACAGATGCAGAAGATGGATACATAGCCAAATTTACAAACAATGTCTTGGCTGCCAGTACCTATATTGGTACTAACACCAACGATATTGTGGCTTTAATTGACCTGGATGCATTGGAAAATGTATATGTAATGGGCATTACTTTTGGCGATTATCCGCTTTCTGGTGATGTTTATAACAATCCTGGAAGCAGCCAGTTTATACATGCGATGAGCAATGATTTTACTAAAACCATATTTTCTACAGTAATTGGTTCTGGCAGAAATACACCTGACCTCTCTCCAACTGCTTTTCAGGTAAGCAATTGCGGTTATATTTATTTATCTGGCTGGGGTGGTTTGAATGGTAGGGATGTTTCGGATATGCCTACTACTTCAGATGCCTTACGTCGTACTACCAATAGTGATGATTTTTATCTGATGATTATGGATACCCAGGCAGCAGCCGTTTTGTATGGCACTTACTTTGGTAGTACACAAGGTACCAACCATGTGGACGGTGGCACATCCAGATTTGACAAAAAAGGAATTATCTATCATGCCGCCTGTGCCTGCCGGGACAATAGCAGTTTTCCAACTACTCCCGGCGCATGGTCTCAGCGGAATAATGGAAATAATACGGATATTACAGGAACTAATGATGGTTGTAACAATGTAGCTTTCAAATTTGATCTGGATATTGCAATTGATCCACCCATTGAATTATGTTACGGTGAAAATATTACCTTGCAAGCTTTTGGGGGTATCCAATATGAGTGGACTCCTGCCACTGGTTTGAGCGATCCCTTCGCAGCAACACCTATTGCTTCTCCTGACCAAACGACCACATATACAGTGTCTATTACAGATGCTCTTGGATGTGTCAGGCAAAAATCTGTTCGGGTAGAAGTATCTGAACCCATTCCGGTAGACTTTGACCTTACCATTTCTTCTGAATGTGGAAAGCCTGCTACCGTTAGGTTTGTAAATAATTCTATTGAAGGTGACCGGATTTTATGGATTTTGGGAAATGGAGATACGCTTACTTCGACCCCGGATTCTTATAATTATGACATAAAAGGAGGCACGTATGAAGTAGTGCTAACGGTTTTTAAAGGATTATGTAAGGAAAGTCTGGCTAAAACGATTCAAGTAGAAAACAATAAGCCGCCTCCAAATGTAATTACTCCTAATGGTGATCAGTTTAACGAAACTTTTATTGCCCCTAACATTGGTTCAAAGCTGGAAATATATAACCGTTGGGGAAAACCTATTTATCAGAGTGATTCTTACCAGAATACCTGGGGACAGGAAGTACCTAATGGGGTATATTATTATTTGATTACCTCACCTCAAGGCACCCGTTGTAAGGGATGGATTCATGTATTATTTTAATCTATCACTTATTGTATTATAGAGGATCAGCCAACAAAGATTTGTATTCTTTAGAATGTCTTTTGACATATGAAGAAACAAATGGACAAGTGGCAATTACTTTCCATTGTTTGCTCTTGGCGTATTCCAAGGCAGTTTTCGCCAGCTGTTCTGCTATACCCTCTCCTCTCAACTCTTCCGAAACATAGGTGTGCTGTATATCCATCACACCTTCTTTTGGCAAACTATAGGCAAGTTCTGCTTCACCTTCATCCAATTGTGCAATAAATTCCTGATCTTCTTCATAATGTTCAATAGTAACTTCCATAGCCAGTTATAGGTTTGTTTAATTTATTTTTTGCTGGACTGCACTACCTTATCTCTTCTTTGCTTGAGTTCACGCCAGGTAGTAAGAATAATTCCTTCCTGCTCAATGGCTTTTTTCAAAGCTGGGTCCATCATAGCCAGCATATCTCCTTTACGTGAATTTCCGGAAGAAGATATATATTGGAAAACTTCTGTGGGAGCTGTACAGTGCATTATCACCATAGTTACCCCTGGCTTTAATGCTTTTATTGAATTAATATATTTTTCAGTTTTCATTTTCCGCAGGTTTTCATCGGTTGGTTTCACCTGGGCTGGTAATTCCCATCCGTAACTGGTGTTATGTAAATCGTCTAATACTGGTAGCCCCGCATCCCATATCATTTTCCCTGATTCCCTGGCGAGTTTTATCAATTCTGGCTCCGGAAGTTGTTGCCCCTCTTTCCATTTACCGGATTTCTTTAACTCAGCTTTAGTTTCTTCCAGCATTTGCTCGACGAGTGTATAATTATGGCCGCCAGGAAACATAACCGGTATTTTATTTTCAATGCCCACCTTAACATACCGTTGCATAAAGGCTGGTATTGCAAATAAGGTACCCATGTGGGAATCCAGGTGTGTAGGCTCAAACCCCATCTGACGGGCACGGCTCAGTTGAGCTGTTATTTCCTTTTCTACTTCATCAGCATTAGCATGCTGCACCACTTCTTGCACCGAACGCCACATGGCTCCTTCCGGATCGACTAATCCGGGGCTTGCAGGTAAACCAGTTAAAGGTCCCCACCGGTAATCTTTCCATTCTGAAGTAAGGGTAAGATGCAAACCTGCATCTACATTCGGATGTGCTTTTAGATACGAAACAAAACCAGGCACCCATGGACAAGGCATCATGACACTTACTGAATTAGCTACTCCTTTTTCGATAGCCTGTATAGCCCCCAGGTTAGAATCGTATGACATACCTGCATCATCTACATGCAGAATTACAACCCGATCGCCTTTCTTCCAGCCTAGCTTTTCTGCATATGTTTCAGCAGACTGGCAATAGGTAGTAGTAGCGAAAAGTAAGGCAGACAAAATAAAAATACATTCAAGGGATAAAAAAAATGGCTTCACTTTACTGATTTTAAGTTCAAATCAAGCTAGTCATTTTTATAAATTCTGAAAACATTGTTCTGAAATTAATTTTACGATCTATTTCTGCTTATACTATTTTCAGTGCTTTAATAAATAAAAAACCGCCTGCATTTACCATACAAAGCGGTTAATTTTTTGGTTAACTGTTTTTTATTGCTTCTTAGCAAGAACCGGATCTGAATTATGATCTATGTCAAATCCTTCATTTCTGGAAACGTCATCAGTATTTTTGTGGCGTTGACGCTGGCGCAAATTTTTATCTCCTTTTTGTCCTTTTGGAGGCTCTAGCTCAGCTGAAGCTGGTTTATTTTCATTAACTTTTTTCATAGCTGTATTGGTTTATTGCTGTATTTAGTAGGTCTAACGTATAAAATATATTGAGAGTTGTTAATACCAGATAAGCTGTATTTACTAAAATCGGGGTTGAATTGTAATGAGCAGGAGGCTATATAAACAGATGAAAATGGAAGTTACATCTAATCAGAAAAAATAATTACTTTATTCAATATTTTTTTAAACTATTTAAACAAAGAGGCGTATATTTTCTCACTATCAACAAGATATAATAACACAATTTTGCATAACGTGTCTGAATAAAGTTTAGTATTTACATTTTATTAATATTTTTGTTTTATATTAGCTTGCGAAAATTAGTCAGTACCCTAAAACCTATCTTCAAATGAGAAAATATTTACATTTTGACCTTGTTGTAGGTTATTTTTTTGTATTTGCCATTATTATGCTTTGCCAATCTTTTACACTCAAAGCGACAGCAAGTAATAATAAGCCTGAAAAAAATGTAGTTCTTACTTTATCAGCCAGGCAATCTGATAGTAAGCTTCATACAGTATCAGTCTATTCCAATTCCTCTTTTCAAACATTTACAAAGGCTCAAACGGATTCCCTTGATTTTGAGGTTAAATTAGTTAAGCCACGTAAATTCCTTTTAAGCTTTTATAAAAAGCAGGCAAGCGACATTTTTATTAAAATCTATGATGTACTTGGAAATCTGGTCCATCAGGAAAAGGTAAGTAAAAAAGGAAAATTCAAGAAGGAGTACGATTTATCTGCCTACAAAACAGAGTTATATGTAATTGAGGTGAGTGATAGTAATAATGCCAAAGCCAAGCGGCTATTTATGGGTTAAATTTTACTCAATCATATTACTGATACGCCCTATCCTATTTTTGCTTTATATCTATTTTTCTTAGTTTAGTCAAAATAACTAATAAATTCATTCCCCTGCTTAATTGCTGAAAACAAGCACTTTATAAATTGTTTTTTATAAAAACGTAATAAGTAAATCAAGAATACTTGTAAAATTTATATTTCTAATTTCAATTTGGTTCAAAAATTGAGGTTTATCAATCATCAATTTAAATTGATAGTATTTACATTTTATTTCTTTTTACTCCTGTTTTTACTTAATATTTTATAACATGGAAAGTGTACAGCAAAAAGTAACTAATATACTTATTGAGAAGTTGGGAATTGAAATTTCTCAGATTACGCCAAGTGCTAACTTTATCAAAGATTTAGGGATTGATTCATTAGATTATGTAGAGTTGATTATGGAATTTGAACAATCATTTAATATACGTATTTCTGATACAGATGGAGAACAGATTAAAACAGTTGGTCAGGCAGTGAGCTATATCGAGCATAAATTAGCTGAAAGCGTAGTAAGAGTAGCTTAGTATACTTAGAATTATATAACTTCAAACGTTAAATTTTATACAAAATAAAAAGAGGCTGGAATCAGCCTCTTTTTATTTTGTAGTGTTCGTCTTTGTTAAGACACTTTTTTATTACTATTGGTTAAGGTAAGAGATTCACCTTCTCCTTTGTAATCGGCAATAATCGTATCACCCTCTGTCAGCTCACCTTTCAGGATTTCTTCTGCTACCGGATCTTCCAGATATTTCTGAATCGCTCTGTTCAAAGGACGAGCACCATATTGTGGATCAAATCCTTTTTCAGATAAAAAGTCTTTGGCTTTTTCAGTAAGTTCTATTTTATAACCTAATGTATTCAGCCTTGCGAACAATTTACCTAAAGTCAAATCAATGATCTTATGGATGTGTTCTCTTTGCAGGGAGTTAAATACAATCACATCGTCCAGACGGTTCAAAAACTCAGGTGAGAAAGCTTTCCGCAATGCATTCTGAATGGTTGATTTCATCAGGTCATCGGTGCCTTCAGATTTAGAACGGGTAGAGAAACCAATACCTGCCCCAAAATCCTTCAAATCTCTTACTCCAATGTTTGAAGTCATGATAATAATGGTATTTCTGAAATCTACCCTTCTGCCTAACCCATCTGTTAAAATACCATCGTCCAATACCTGTAACAACAAGTTGAATACATCAGGATGCGCTTTTTCAATCTCATCCAACAATACCACACTGTAAGGCTTTCTTCTGATTTTCTCCGTTAACTGTCCACCTTCTTCATAACCTACGTATCCGGGAGGCGCTCCTACTAAGCGGGATACAGAGAATTTCTCCATATACTCACTCATATCAATGCGAACCAAAGCATCGTCTTTATCGAAAAGATAAGTAGCAAGCACTTTAGCCAATTCCGTTTTACCTACCCCAGTTGGCCCTAAGAACACAAAGGAACCAATTGGTTTTTTCGGATCTTTCAAACCTACCCGGGTACGCTGAATAGATTTAACCAGTTTGGCAATTGCTTCATCCTGGCCAATTACTTTACCTTTCAATTCATTACCCATTTCCAGCAATTTAATACCTTCATTCTGAGCAATACGCTTGGTTGGAATACCAGTCATCATGGCAATTACTTCAGCAATATTTTCTTCCTGCACGGTATATCTGCGCTGCTTGGTGTCTTCTTCCCAGGCATTTTTGGCTTTATCGAGTTGCTCAAGCAAACGTTTTTCCTTGTCACGCAATTGAGCCGCTTCTTCGTATTTCTGGCTTTTTACAACCTGGTTTTTCTCCTTTTTTATATTTTCAATCTGCTCTTCCAGTTTCAGAATATCATCAGGAACCGTAATATTATTAATATGTACCCTTGCACCAGCTTCATCCATTACATCAATGGCTTTGTCGGGCAGGAACCTGTCGCTAATATAGCGGTCAGACAACTTCACGCATGCTTCAATCGCTTCGGGCGTATAATTCACATGGTGATGATCTTCGTACTTCTCTTTGATATTAGTTAATATCTCGATTGTTTCTTCCGGAGAAGTAGCATCTACCATCACAATCTGGAAACGTCTGGCTAAAGCGCCATCCTTCTCAATATACTGACGATACTCATCTAGTGTAGTCGCACCAATACATTGTATATCTCCACGGGCCAATGCAGGTTTGAACATATTAGAGGCATCCAGGGAACCAGAAGCACCACCTGCACCTACAATTGTATGTAACTCATCAATAAACAGAATCACTTCTGGTGATTTCTCCAATTCATTCATTACTGCTTTCATCCGCTCTTCAAACTGACCCCGGTATTTGGTACCGGCAACCAGAGAAGCTAAATCCAGGGTTACTACTCTTTTACCAAAAAGTACCCGAGACACTTTTTTGTGAATTATACGGAGTGCTAAACCTTCCGCAATAGCCGTTTTACCAACACCGGGCTCACCAATCAGAATAGGATTGTTCTTTTTACGACGGCTGAGAATCTGGGCTACCCGTTCGATTTCTTTCTCCCGGCCTACGATTGGGTCGAGTTTATTTACTTCGGCCAGTTTGGTGAGATCCCTGCCAAAATTATCCAGCACCGGAGTTCTGGATTTTTCTGTTGGATTTTTGGAAGAAGACCCTTTATCACCAGAAGAACTGCTGCCAAACATACGGGATGAATCTTCATCACTGTCGTCGGTATCCGAAGAAGCCATTGGATTATGAGAATGATATTCCAGTAACTCTTTAATCACTTCGTAATTAATGTCGAACTTGGATAATATTTGAGTGGCTATATTATCTTCATCACGCAGGATCGACAAAAGCAAATGCTCAGTGCCAATCAGCTGGCTTTTGAAAATTTTAGCCTCCAAATATGTAATTTTCAATACTTTTTCAGACTGCCGAGTCAGAGGAATATTCGCAAGGTTTTTCACATTATTTGTAGCCGTACCTTTTGTAGCTTGCTCAATAGAAGTTCTGAGTTCTTCCAGTGAAATACCCAGTTTCTTTAATAAGCCAACCGCTACTCCCTCTCCCTCACGTATCATGCCCAGGAGAAGATGCTCAGTACCAATATAATCATGGCCCAAGCGCAGTGCTTCTTCCCTGCTCAGCGAAATTACCTCTTTCACTCTATTTGAGAATTTTGCTTCCATATTTGAGGAATTATATTAAAAGAAAAGATTTATACCAACAATATTCAAATTTTAGAAATAATCAAAATTTATAAGAACAAAAACGTCTTAAAAATTTGGTTTTGTATTTTAGATATAACGCACAAAAAAAAGAATTTGTTTGCTATGGTACCAAGGATTGCCGGATAATGTTTGCCGCGTATGGACCTTCACAAAATAAGACATCAATGATACTCAGATTAGAGACAAAATTACTGCCAAAGTTTTGCATGTAAGGAACCGGATGATAAATATTCGTCTGGTTTACCTTCACCTTTGGATGAATCTTTGATCTGAGGTCATTCTGGCCCTTTTCAGCATTATTTTTGTAACCAGCTGTAAATTCTATCCTTTTATTTATTTTCAATAATGACAGACAAGCTGTCAGTAACTCAAGATTCAGGTCAAATAAAAATTCATATTTCTTTAGAAAAATTTCTTCAAAAAAACCTGCATAGTGAGTAAAATAAGCAGATTTACCATAGGCTGATGAAATTGTACGCCAGTGATCAGTCAGCCATTTCTGTGAATAATCTATTTGTACTTCTCTAATAAGCTGCTTAGAACTTGCTTTATGTACCGGCACTGACAAAGTGGCAACTTTATTTGCCATGAGGATTTTACACCTGTTTCTGTAACTTTGTTTTTGAAAATGCTCCCATGCCTCTATATAGATTATATCATATTTTAACCAGCTAGCAAAATATTCTATACAGGGCAGATAATGCAATTCAATGACTACACTTGCCGGTGGCTCCATGTAATAATAAGACTAAGTGCAGGTTGTGTGGCTGAAGTTTACCTAAATAAAATATTTTTTCTGTAAAAACCAAGAGAAACATAAAAATATTCCCCCAAAACAACCATGATTTTTGTAATATTTCGCGATTTCTCCCATAATAATTTGTTAAGGATAATTTTTTCACCATATGTTTCTACTCGATACAATCTCCAGATTACCGTTCCGGGTTTTATACGTACTTTCAGATTGTATATTTTTTATATTGTGCTATGTACTTAAATACCGTAAAAAGGTAATTTCCGAGAATCTAAAACGTTCTTTTCCAGGTAAAAATGAAGCTGAACGAAAGGCTATACTGCAATCTTTTTACCATCATTTAGCAGATATTATTGTTGAAACCATAAAAGCATTAACTATATCCCCTGATGAGCTCATCCGTCGGGTGCATATTATCAATGCTGAAGAACTCACAAATCACTTAAAAGTGGGACAATCTGTAATTGTAATGGCTTCTCACCAGGCGAACTGGGAATGGCTGCAACTGGTGCATGCCGCCAAACTTAATTACGCTGTTGATGCGGTATATAAGCCCTTGCATAATAATTTTTCAGAAAAACTGATGTTGACTATTCGTACCAGATTTGGCTCTTATCCCTTACCTATGTTTAAACTTCCCAGAGAAATTGTAAGCCGGAAAGAGATTACCCGTATTATTGCTATGGTAGCCGATCAGACACCAGCGCCGGAACAAGCCATCTGGCTCAATTTTTTGCACCAGGACACCCCTTTTTTTACCGGAGCTGCTAAAATTGCCAAGCGCACAGGATATCCTGTTTTATTTGCCGGGATGCGCCGGGTAAAAAGAGGCAGGTATGAAGTATATTTCTCCAAGATCACAGGCACTCCTAATTTAGAAATGAGCAATGAGGAGATTA from Rhodocytophaga rosea carries:
- a CDS encoding DUF4412 domain-containing protein → MKILSVKLFLLLVLIAGHAGAQNFEGTIKYSLKISLPEKQRSEMQQYAMMMPTGFEITTKNSLSKMKLLTTGGTMMELISEHTKKENFMLDHTNKKAYKLPEEPKSETAKSDSKPKVTKTSETETIAGYKCTKYIIEEPNSKSVQHIWTTKDIKIPVGAFSNSFGNKSGKMMMIDGVEGLPLKMIVTEHGTTSEVTATAVAKGKVNEEDLKVPSGYAVEPFDPAMIGRMMMGK
- a CDS encoding GNAT family N-acetyltransferase, producing the protein MEVTIEHYEEDQEFIAQLDEGEAELAYSLPKEGVMDIQHTYVSEELRGEGIAEQLAKTALEYAKSKQWKVIATCPFVSSYVKRHSKEYKSLLADPL
- a CDS encoding polysaccharide deacetylase family protein, producing MFILSALLFATTTYCQSAETYAEKLGWKKGDRVVILHVDDAGMSYDSNLGAIQAIEKGVANSVSVMMPCPWVPGFVSYLKAHPNVDAGLHLTLTSEWKDYRWGPLTGLPASPGLVDPEGAMWRSVQEVVQHANADEVEKEITAQLSRARQMGFEPTHLDSHMGTLFAIPAFMQRYVKVGIENKIPVMFPGGHNYTLVEQMLEETKAELKKSGKWKEGQQLPEPELIKLARESGKMIWDAGLPVLDDLHNTSYGWELPAQVKPTDENLRKMKTEKYINSIKALKPGVTMVIMHCTAPTEVFQYISSSGNSRKGDMLAMMDPALKKAIEQEGIILTTWRELKQRRDKVVQSSKK
- a CDS encoding DUF7948 domain-containing protein → MRFLFVVTCLLLLVPFALKAEIYNDQPANASIKFVKNLNQWDKNILFRANIPGGFLFIKSSSLHYVFYDTKAVSRIHAHTSEHSNAKQASNAPSSRQIQAHGFEVHFEGANRTPFMETSGESTDKKNFFLGNDPSRWASEVPGFNQITYKNIYPGIDLKLYTQHATLKYDFIVSPKADASKIKLRYEGADHIKLQEGFLQIQTSVNTVTETKPYSYQLLSGKQQQIPSEFTLQGNILRFDFPKGYDTSLPLVIDPVLVFSTYSGSFTDNWGFTATFDEAGNLYSGGIEFGNRFPATTGSFQFTFAGEIDVALLKYSPDGKRLLYATYLGGSATDLPHSMIVNANNELIVMGTTGSSNFPFSADAFDKSFNGGSKIEPLRTDPVNDGGITYEEGSDLFITKFNAAGNGLVGSSYVGGSGNDGINTINDLTRSYGDQFRGEVHIDESGNIYIASTTYSEDFPLINPAQGNLSGGQDAIVCKFNPSLSALLWSTYFGGSGADAASGVRVGKSGSIYIGGGTSSPDLQVQPNTIKPTFTDAEDGYIAKFTNNVLAASTYIGTNTNDIVALIDLDALENVYVMGITFGDYPLSGDVYNNPGSSQFIHAMSNDFTKTIFSTVIGSGRNTPDLSPTAFQVSNCGYIYLSGWGGLNGRDVSDMPTTSDALRRTTNSDDFYLMIMDTQAAAVLYGTYFGSTQGTNHVDGGTSRFDKKGIIYHAACACRDNSSFPTTPGAWSQRNNGNNTDITGTNDGCNNVAFKFDLDIAIDPPIELCYGENITLQAFGGIQYEWTPATGLSDPFAATPIASPDQTTTYTVSITDALGCVRQKSVRVEVSEPIPVDFDLTISSECGKPATVRFVNNSIEGDRILWILGNGDTLTSTPDSYNYDIKGGTYEVVLTVFKGLCKESLAKTIQVENNKPPPNVITPNGDQFNETFIAPNIGSKLEIYNRWGKPIYQSDSYQNTWGQEVPNGVYYYLITSPQGTRCKGWIHVLF
- a CDS encoding adenylate/guanylate cyclase domain-containing protein — encoded protein: MSRFTHAPSIRNVLFMIASWILAANLYYVLRLAGIGEASSIQVLRPFNIKMLIFEATTTGLLVGVVFSMLDILLSGHFFRKKPYGLLLLLKSLSFLITLLLTISIVFIVSQSIFKGIVIEEAFWRLGIFYSNWSVYTIILYAVLVSIAINFIKLVSRKFGPGVLSNLLKGKYHIPQEEERIFMFLDLKASTTYAEKLGHIRYSQLIQDCFYDLTDVVHKCHAQIYQYVGDEAVLTWSVQEGLPDGKCMECFFEFENILQQRAPHYLEKFGFVPQFKAGLNMGLVTVAEVGEIKREIAYHGDVLNTAARIQGKCNELSERILISESLKQSIMQNNRFKTNLLGSVLLKGKLTSVNIYSVQRLHQPAPTKPDLMPA
- a CDS encoding acyl carrier protein; translated protein: MESVQQKVTNILIEKLGIEISQITPSANFIKDLGIDSLDYVELIMEFEQSFNIRISDTDGEQIKTVGQAVSYIEHKLAESVVRVA
- a CDS encoding T9SS type A sorting domain-containing protein, with protein sequence MRKYLHFDLVVGYFFVFAIIMLCQSFTLKATASNNKPEKNVVLTLSARQSDSKLHTVSVYSNSSFQTFTKAQTDSLDFEVKLVKPRKFLLSFYKKQASDIFIKIYDVLGNLVHQEKVSKKGKFKKEYDLSAYKTELYVIEVSDSNNAKAKRLFMG